The following is a genomic window from Neisseria zalophi.
TTCTTTTAAAGTAGAAAGAGATCTTCTTGCTTTGGCTATTAATCAAAATATGGGAATTGAAGGCAGTTGCTTAAAAGCATCCCCCTAAATTAATAATTAACCCGATAGGAATTTATAAATAATGATTAAAAAGAGAATTATGTTTGCCATTAAAGCACTTGGTATTTATTGGGCATTTTATATAATTATTTCCCTAATATTTGGACGATTTTTTATGGAAGTGGCATTCAACTTCTTTCTCATTTTACCTACTTCTTTATATTTATATGATATAGTCGAGTGGATTTTAAGACATATGGGTTTTTCTACCGATCTGCCATCAGATTTAATAAGATCACAATGGATACGTACAATTATCCATTATATTTTTTATTCTATTCATATTTTTACTGTTTCTTTTTTATTGACATTTTTTCTTTTTTCTAATGATCATGGTAGTAATGATGAAGATAAGTCATAGAAAAATTTATGTATATTTATTTAGAAATAATACAAGTTTATATAATAATTCCTATCAGCAAATGAGATTTTAAATCAATTTTCTGGGACTTATCCGTGATATTAAAACAACTATTGTTAATTTTAAAATTATCATTAATTTATATTGTAATATATATGTTAATATTAATATTGCAGCCATGGATTGCTGAAATATTAAATATATTTTTTACCTTACCATGGTCAATAATAGAGGAAAATATATTGGGTTTTTTTAATTTAAATTTAGACTCAACCTTGAATAATATTTTTTGGCGTAGAATTATACATTTATTATATAGTTTTTTAAGTATTTTCATTAATTTATTTACAATTGGTTTTATATTAAAGTTAATAAATAAAGTTAAAATCAAATAGAGTATGACTCATAATAATTTATTCAATATTTTTTGGGTAAGACAAATTAGAACAAAGAAATAGTAAAAAAATATTGCTATTCTTACTATTAAGTAGTCATTATTTCTTTGAATAGAAAATATACTTCCTATTTGTAAACACAATATTACATATTAAAAAGAGATTATTTATGAATTTTATAGTTAAAAAAAGAATTAAATTTTCTTTAGCTATACTTTTAATCTATATTTTGATATTTATTCTTCTTCTTCCTATTGCAGATGGTTGGATTGCCGGTATTTATTTATTTTTAACTACTTTACCGATAGCTTTAATTAAAATCTATTTAGTTGATCCACTTTCCATTCATTATGAAATTTTAAACTATCAACTATCTAGTTATCTTGTTAAGGAAATTATTTATTATTTTCTAAGTATTATCTATATTTTTTATATTGGATATTTAATTAGTATATTTTTCTGTCGTAAAGATTAAGAAGCTTTTTAAGCAGAAAGCTGTAGTTGGTTGAAAACAACCTACCTAAAAGCCTATAACAGAATCAGCTATTACTATTATGATGAATTAGTAGCGAAACATATTTTGTATAGAATATCTATTTGTAGAGAGAGTGTACCTTTAATTTTACTAATGGAAAGAATATAACGATACAAAAGGATACTTCATATGATACATAATAAAAATAAATTAGGTATTTATTTATCAGCAATATATGGGGTTATTGCATTGATTATTTTAGGAGGAAATACAGAAGGTAGCTGGGATGGATTTATCTTATTTATTTTAGCAATTCCATTTTCATTTCTATCTATCTTTATTACACATTATCTAA
Proteins encoded in this region:
- a CDS encoding succinate dehydrogenase: MIHNKNKLGIYLSAIYGVIALIILGGNTEGSWDGFILFILAIPFSFLSIFITHYLNNILGNILFVFLNMLWWYFVGWLFTKIIHKKI